A genomic window from Solanum stenotomum isolate F172 chromosome 10, ASM1918654v1, whole genome shotgun sequence includes:
- the LOC125842471 gene encoding replication protein A 70 kDa DNA-binding subunit B-like: MVPRVNIDQIEPATRDWICKVQIVEIGRPRESLDKKCTFQNLILEDEEECQIKAVMYSDEIKQYAATLKLLNTYLISTSKVKLSATSYGKPIHKFYWILDKETVIEQIKSSNEVEKALPPPTKLNITSFDRIPHLMVDSAVEIDILAFVLHCGPQKNAGRSHHRCREITLCDNQRNQFLFTLWEDFGEIEGLEISSKMTTEADLLVILGRSIGISTYQGLSLQTRYNSTVRVNPNYPQAVALINWAKENKTLLLRSPSENTSTSSSITPMIVTPAGQQVISIAEISSAPSMGVFYVEAEMAILDEFQDFCVLECSGCKQKKRTKDRKEFECPKCNRKTSLVPRCSFQIDLIDNTATTTASISAELGEKLLSMTAEDIFDRTCTNRQSLSLNHLHEMLSNKVFEIQLRKSSWGSSNTTNATLSILSYMEKQHTPQSTTDRTCKKIKPLEISEVEVMATTAAAGPSNAPAKFEPPTPAKKV, translated from the exons ATGGTACCAAGAGTGAACATCGACCAAATAGAACCAGCAACACGAGATTGGATTTGCAAAGTTCAAATTGTCGAAATAGGCCGGCCACGAGAAAGCCTAGACAAGAAATGTACAttccaaaatttaattttggaaGATGAAGAG GAATGCCAAATTAAAGCCGTTATGTACAGTGACGAAATCAAGCAATATGCAGCTACACTTAAACTCCTCAATACCTACCTAATCTCTACTTCAAAAGTTAAACTGTCAGCAACTTCATACGGCAAACctatacataaattttactgGATACTTGACAAAGAAACAGTAATTGAACAAATCAAATCATCTAATGAAGTTGAAAAAGCACTCCCACCGCCAACCAAGCTGAATATCACCAGCTTTGACCGCATTCCTCATCTGATGGTTGATTCTGCTGTAGAAATAG ATATACTAGCATTCGTTCTTCATTGTGGTCCTCAAAAGAATGCCGGTCGCAGTCATCATAGGTGTCGCGAAATTACCCTTTGTGACAATCA GCGAAATCAGTTTCTCTTCACTCTGTGGGAGGATTTTGGAGAAATAGAAGGACTTGAAATCTCCTCAAAAATGACAACAGAGGCAGATCTGCTTGTAATCCTAGGAAGAAGTATAGGAATCTCTACTTATCAAG GGTTATCACTGCAGACTAGGTACAATTCCACAGTACGTGTGAATCCAAATTACCCACAGGCAGTGGCACTCATCAACTG ggcaaaagaaaacaaaacactCTTGTTACGTTCTCCATCAGAGAATACCTCAACAAGCTCATCTATCACTCCCATGATAGTCACTCCCGCTGGGCAACAAGTTATCTCTATTGCAGAAATCTCATCAGCACCTTCT ATGGGAGTATTCTATGTTGAAGCAGAGATGGCCATATTAGATGAGTTCCAAGACTTTTGTGTGCTTGAATGCTCAGGATGCAAGCAGAAGAAGCGGACAAAGGATCGAAAGGAATTTGAATGTCCAAAATGCAATCGGAAAACATCATTAGTGCCTCG CTGTAGCTTCCAAATTGATCTTATTGACAATACTGCTACAACCACAGCATCTATCTCTGCTGAATTAGGAGAAAAATTACTGTCCATGACAGCAGAAGACATATTTGACAGAACTTGCACTAAC CGACAATCATTGTCTCTTAATCATCTCCATGAGATGTTGTCAAACAAAGTCTTCGAAATTCAGCTAAGGAAGTCATCTTGGGGCAGCTCAAATACCACGAATGCCACTTTGTCCATTCTTTCCTACATGGAAAAACAACATACTCCACAGAGCACTACTGATAGGACTTGTAAAAAGATAAAGCCTTTGGAAATAAGTGAGGTAGAAGTGATGGCAACAACTGCTGCAGCTGGTCCTTCAAATGCACCGGCAAAATTTGAACCACCCACACCTGCCAAAAAGGTGTAA